A single genomic interval of Theropithecus gelada isolate Dixy chromosome 16, Tgel_1.0, whole genome shotgun sequence harbors:
- the KRT25 gene encoding keratin, type I cytoskeletal 25 yields the protein MSLRLSSASRRSCPRPTTGSLRLSGGGTSFGAGNACGISGIGSSFSCALGGSSSGGNAAGGNPCAGFTVNEGGLLSGNEKVTMQNLNDRLASYLDNVRALEEANADLEQKIKGWYEKFGPGSCRGLDHDYSRYFPIIDDLKNQIIASTTSNANAVLQIDNARLTADDFRLKYENELALHQSVEADVNGLRRVLDEITLCRTDLEIQYETLSEEMTYLKKNHKEEMQVLQCAAGGNVNVEMNAAPGVDLTVLLNNMRAEYEALAEQNRRDAEAWFNEKSASLQQQISEDVGATTSARNELTEMKRTLQTLEIELQSLLATKRSLEGSLTETESNYCAQLAQIQAQIGALEEQLHQVRTETEGQKLEYEQLLDIKLHLEKEIETYCLLIGGDDGACKSGGYKSKDYGSGNVGSQVKDSAKAIVVKKVLEEVDQRSKILTTRLHSLEEKSQSN from the exons ATGTCTCTTCGACTTTCCAGTGCCTCCAGGAGGTCCTGTCCTCGTCCCACCACAGGATCACTCAGACTCTCTGGTGGGGGAACCAGCTTTGGGGCTGGAAATGCTTGTGGCATTTCGGGGATTGGAAGTAGCTTCTCTTGTGCCCTCGGAGGCAGCTCATCGGGAGGAAATGCAGCGGGAGGCAATCCCTGTGCTGGCTTCACTGTGAATGAGGGGGGGCTCCTTTCTGGCAATGAGAAAGTGACCATGCAGAACCTCAATGACCGCCTGGCATCCTACCTGGACAACGTGCGTGCTCTGGAGGAGGCCAACGCTGACCTGGAGCAGAAGATCAAGGGCTGGTATGAGAAATTTGGGCCCGGCTCTTGCCGTGGTCTTGATCATGACTATAGCAGATATTTCCCGATAATTGATGACCTTAAAAACCAG ATCATCGCTTCCACCACCAGCAACGCTAATGCTGTTCTGCAGATCGATAATGCCAGGCTTACAGCCGATGATTTCAGACTCAA GTACGAAAATGAGCTGGCTCTTCACCAGAGTGTAGAGGCTGATGTCAATGGGTTACGAAGAGTTTTGGATGAAATAACCCTGTGCAGAACAGATCTGGAGATTCAGTACGAAACCCTGAGTGAGGAGATGACTTACCTCAAAAAGAACCATAAAGAG GAAATGCAAGTTCTGCAGTGCGCAGCTGGAGGCAATGTGAACGTGGAGATGAACGCAGCTCCCGGGGTGGACCTCACAGTTCTACTGAACAACATGCGAGCTGAGTACGAAGCCCTTGCAGAGCAGAACCGCAGGGATGCAGAGGCCTGGTTCAACGAGAAG AGCGCCTCCCTGCAGCAGCAGATTTCTGAGGATGTCGGAGCCACAACCTCAGCCCGGAACGAGCTGACTGAAATGAAGCGCACTCTTCAAACCCTGGAGATTGAACTTCAGTCTCTCTTAGCCACG AAACGCTCCCTGGAGGGCTCCTTGACGGAGACCGAGAGCAACTACTGCGCGCAGCTGGCGCAGATCCAGGCTCAGATCGGGGCCCTGGAGGAGCAGCTGCACCAGGTCAGAACCGAGACCGAGGGCCAGAAGCTCGAGTATGAGCAGCTCCTGGACATCAAGCTCCACctggaaaaagaaattgagaccTACTGTCTCCTTATAGGAGGAGATGATGG AGCCTGTAAGTCTGGAGGTTACAAGTCTAAAGATTATGGATCTGGAAATGTGGGAAGTCAAGTCAAag aCTCAGCCAAAGCCATAGTGGTTAAGAAAGTTCTTGAGGAGGTAGACCAACGCAGCAAAATACTGACCACCAGGCTCCACTCCCTGGAAGAGAAATCTCAAAGCAACTAA